The genomic segment cggccgcacggaacgggacccctcggaagcagtacggagtgcttccgtggggttgcgtcctgtacttccgttccgcaaaaagatagaacatgtcctatctttttgcggaacggggggcggatcgcggacccattaaagtgaatgggtccgcgatccgatgcggctgacctacggttggcgatcgtgcattgcggcctgcaatttgcgggctgcagcacgggcacgggtcacacacgttcgtgtgaactcggccttaggcctcctgcacacgaccgtatggctttttcagtgttttccggtccgtttttcacggatccgttgttccgttttttgtttccgttgtgtttccgtttctgttccgtttttctgtatggcatatacagtatacagtaattacatagataaaattgggctgggcataacattttcaatagatggttccgcaaggaacggaaacggaagacatacggattcatttccgtatgtgttccgtttttttgcggacccattgacttgaatggagccacggaatgtgatttgcgggcaataataggacatgttctatctttaaacggaaatacggaaacggaatgcatacagagtacattcaggtttttttgcggaaccattgaaatgaatggttccgtatacggaacgcaaaaaacggccagtaaacagaGAAAAaagacggtcgtgtgcaggaggccttagggcttgttcacaccaacgtgtgaagcctgtgctgtggtctgcaatgcacggcaccgtccgtggggcaggcgcatggggatctctgacccattcacttcaatgggtccgcaatccttcCATTCTGCGAAAAGATAAAGCAAGTTCTAtccttttgcggtgcggaagaacggaaacccagaaagcactccatagtgcttccatagtgttccgttccgcatctccggatttgcagacccattgaaatgaatgggtccgcatctgtgatgccgaatggccacagaacggtgcccgtgtattgcggatctgcaaatgcggtccgctatatggcaacgggcatcacacgttcatgtgaacgagcccttaaatcggttatcctggaaaagataatgatgacctatcctcagaataggtcacaaTTCTCACATCTGCAGAGGTCCGAGTCTCGGCACCCCCGTCGATCACCTGTTTCAGGAGCTCCCGACAGCTTTCCAAGTGCAGCGCCTTACATCATATAGCAGCTGAGCAtgatattgacttgaatggggccgagctgctactaggccacgtgaccgatgcacggtgacgtcacatggcctaggaaaaggctgcAGTGGTCACTGAGCGCCCGGCTTCTTCCagtggggtcctgggtgtcagacccccacagatcctgtattgatgacctatcctgaggatcttatactgatgacctatcctcatctgTTATCCACTACATAGGGGATTAGCAAATGATCGCTGGGACCCCATTGATCACGAGAATGGGAGTCCCGTTCTCCcaaaccagttgagtggcaggtCATGCATGCACACTGCCAGGGATAGCCGATTTCATAActtggcacaacctctttaaaggggttctgcacttagtttaaactgatgatctatcccatcagcatctgatcggcggggttccgacacccgggacccccgccgatcagctgtttcagaaggcagcggcgctccagcagcgctgctgccttctcactgtttaccacaggcccagtgacatcacgactagtatcaactggcctgggcgcggctaagctctgttcacttgaatggagcttagccccgcccaggccagtgatactagtcgtgacgtcactgggccggcggtaaacagtgagaatgctgtgccgctgccttctcaaacagctgatcggcgggggtctggggTGTCGgagccccgccgatcagatgctgatgatctatccagaggatagatcatcagtttaaacaaagtgcagaacccctttaaggggttaatattctaAGTATGCTAATAATAGAGCAATGAAGCCGTTTTTCTGAATTGTAGTGTTTTAGaagatatttcctattaatagtaTTTGTCTCTTGCTGTACAGATGTTCCCAGTCCATGTCGTCCTCCGTCATCTATTGTTTGTCTAACCTGCTGTCTTGGAAACCATGGATTCCTGGGAAGCAGCTCCAATTCTTAAAACCATGGACTGTGGGGATATTAACCCAAAGAGTGCTGACAAAAGATCCATCATGTGAATTACTAGAACTCAATGAGAAGGACCTGGATGAACAGTTTGTCCGAGGACATGGCCCTGGAGGACAGGCTACAAACAAAACTAATAACTGTGTTGTATTGAAGCACATTCCTTCTGGTATAGTAGTTAAGGTATGACAAGCAGAAACGTGAAAATGATAGTTCAGGTAGGGCTTGTTTCTGCAATGTCTAGATGGTGGTAGTTCTCTTTCTTCATAGCATGTCATGCTTTTTTAGAAATCACAGAATCCTCTAGCTTTGACATATACACATcggaacacttaaagggcttgTGTGAGTGTTCCATaccgatgatctatcctcagcataggtcatgagtatctgatcagtggggggtttgCCTCCTgacatccccaccgatcagctgttagaggatAGGTCTAAAATATCAAAATCTCGGTTACCCCATTAATACAAATGAGCTGAGAGTGACAAACTGCTACTGGTGCTTGGTgaatgatcacacaaccaaggtgggGCACCCTTTTATTTTGGTTTGTGCAGTAGGATGtatgttgaggcagggtcacattaatactgggtgtTCTCTCCCCTTGATGCCATACAGGATGGCACATTAACAGACTAGGCGCAGAAGCTTTTCTAGATGCACCAAATTGCTTTACTTATTTGTGCCATTACGCCAAAATCTAGGTGCACTAATACTAGTAAATGTGGGCCTCGGTGTTCACTACAGTTATATCCCATAAAGAACTATGCATTATTAGGTAATATCGACATAAACAGATTAATAGACGTTAAAGGGATATTCATGCAAAGTTGGACAGTTTcggtttatatatatacacactagcgGGGAAAAAAACACCTGGAAAACTTAATGCGATTGAGCTGAGATcgacaaagtataaactgctactggtgcttggtcaatgatctcACAACCAAGGTGGggcaccctttattttgggttctgcagcagggtgtatattgaggcagggtcacacatcaatactgggtggcatctcctcTGGCATGGAAACAGTCATAcatatgctggatatcctcctgtggtaagtCATTCCAAGCATTCTTTCAACTTGGACCCatagttcagccaaggtggttgttggctgctgtgccAGGAAGATCTGTCACCCCATCCGCTGCCAGACATGGGGCAGAGATCTGGCGATTGGGCTGGCCAGGCAAGCAGCTGGATACCCTGAAGAGCATGCTGTGTTGCACAGGCAGTGTGTGGGCGGGAGTCTTGTTGGAGGCAGTAGGTACCACAATGTCCTGGACATACCAAAGGCTGGTCAGTGTTCCCTTCACAAATACCAGATGGGAATGGCCATGGTAGCTAATGGTGGCTCACAGCATGACTCCTggtgttggtcctgtgtgtctctgcaGTATGCATaatggcattaaaggggttatccagaaatGAATAATGATGACCTTTCCTAAGGATAGATCATTATTATTTCATTGGTGGGGGGTCTAAGTTCCAGCTGATATGGAaaccagctgtttcagggagcctctGAGCGCAGCCAGCTCCAGGCAGCTTTTCAAGGATAGCAAGGTACatagtatagtggcagtgcttggtattgcagctcagacccgttgacttaaatggggctgaactgcaactaggccatgtgactgatgtacagtgatgtcacatggcttaGGAAGAGGCAGCAGAGCTCACGAAGGATTCCCAGATATCCCCTTTCAGCGCTCTCCAACCCTCCTGCAAACTGTTATGCGCCCATCACACTTTTGTTTGCCAATCATGCATTGGCATTGATGAGAGGTCAGTGGCAAAAGAGTTAGTGTAGTGCGTGAATGCTGCCATGCCTCAAGTAGATGGTTTTCTATGGTCCAGCTGGGCACTGCAGGAGATACAGCAGATCTTCTTATACAGTGATCTTGCCTTGCATCTGTTTGTCTGGACTGTCCATAACCCTCTGTACTTCTGTGAGTGCCCTCCTCTGGCCAGTTTTGACACCACTGATGCACTACGGACACCTCTCCTCCAACTTTTTCAGAGATTTGACGGCTCGACCACCCAGCTTTTCAAAGTCCCACTACTCGTCCCTTTTGACAGTCCGTCAGTTGCACAAATTCGTCTAACAGATATAGTGAACACAACAACAACATCAACGCTGTCAGACAGAAAAGGATCTGGAGCTTCTGTATGTAAAGGAAGGGACTTTGATGACAACATATAACACCCTCCAGCATTGCCATAttgtaaaatagttttttttaattgtgtgtatttatatatatatttttttttagaatttcatttcagtatacaaaaaaaaaagaaaaatggcccAATAAGAAGAGCATGTCTGTTTTTAAGGTTATGTTCACATTTGCACAGTGTTTGGTTCCAGCAAGCCTTCTGGTATTTACATTGAATTGTGCCCTTTGATAATGAATTTTTAGTGTcagatcattaaaaaaaatttaaaggggttatccaaagaaaaacatttatcacctacccACTAAATAGGTGATGAAGGTGTGAACAGAGGAGACTGAATGGAGCAGTGGAGCATCCGGATGAAAGAGCCTTTATTCCTCTAACATGCATAGTACAAGGTTAGGACTCTTGCAGGGGTCTTTCTCAAGCACCATGATCACACATTCCCACTACTGCTACATTCAGAGCCTGAGACTGATGGAGATAGCATAGTCCAGTGCTTGGTtatctccatcagtcccataAATATCGAATAGAGCGCCAGGGTACATTCATGAGCAGCGGGATTGGAACCCCGGTTCTAGCAAGTGGTTGGGTCCCCAGCGttgataaatattttttttatttaattttttgtgggataacctcTTTCAATATGCACATGGTCTCTGTTAATGATAAAGATGACATACCTCATCTCCAAACTATCTAAAGTTTTGTATAAAATCTTCATCTCAGAAGACTTCACTTGGTCCCTCTATGTTTTTTACTAGTGCCACCAAACCAGGTCCGTGGAGGTTAATAGGATAAGAGCTAGAAGAATACTTCAGGAAAAAGTTGATCTTTTCTATAAAGGAGAAAGCAGTGATATCTTCAAGCAAAAAGAAGAatcagaaagaaaaaaacaagagaaaagaaaaaaagccaaAGATAATttggaaaagaaaaaatatttcaaaGAGATGCAGAACTCAGAAATCAAGGACTAGTGTTGTGCTGGGTTATGTCCTTTTATCGTTCCAAATGATTGCCCGtttgcttaaaagggttgtgtcaaCTTTGAAagatattccctatccacaggataagggaaACTAACtcatctgtgggggtccaactgtAGGAACCCCACCAGTCCTGAGAAAGTGTGTtctgatggagcagcagggctGCTGGTGATGGCCAAGTAGAAGCTCAGCTATTTCCtgtagtcccatagagaatgaatggagtgtcATGTCACATACTCAACCTTATGGGATGGAAGAATGGGACCTCCGTTCTCTGGATCTGTGGGGCTCCCAACATTCAGACCTCAGTGATCAGTTTATGGAACTGTTAGTGTCAACTTATGAAATATCTTTcaaataacttagaaaatttggcACGCCCCCTTTAAGGCCAATATATGTGGACCAAGGATCGGGCTAGTTATCAGGTACAAATGTTACTCCAAAACGCTCAGTCACGATAACTGCCTTGATCGCTCGGAAAAGCAAAATGCTAGTTTGTTAATTGAC from the Bufo bufo chromosome 2, aBufBuf1.1, whole genome shotgun sequence genome contains:
- the MTRFR gene encoding probable peptide chain release factor C12orf65 homolog, mitochondrial, with protein sequence MSSSVIYCLSNLLSWKPWIPGKQLQFLKPWTVGILTQRVLTKDPSCELLELNEKDLDEQFVRGHGPGGQATNKTNNCVVLKHIPSGIVVKCHQTRSVEVNRIRARRILQEKVDLFYKGESSDIFKQKEESERKKQEKRKKAKDNLEKKKYFKEMQNSEIKD